The following are encoded together in the Lathyrus oleraceus cultivar Zhongwan6 chromosome 3, CAAS_Psat_ZW6_1.0, whole genome shotgun sequence genome:
- the LOC127127782 gene encoding uncharacterized protein LOC127127782 isoform X1 has translation MGGASIRESWCFCKGVSKSERMKGAIFSGKNQALATISNTNVVNGVSGTGFLIHRNLLLTTHANLPSAVAAASSEIRLHNGVAATLVPQRFFITSSVLDLTIVGLDDADGESNAQGQNSHYLKTYCKTNLDLGSVVYLLGYTKKQELAVGEGKVVIATDNLIKLCTDGIIWSPGSAGFDVNGNLAFMICDPMKLSTSPNTKSPSTSTSSSSSWKKDLPMQFGIPIPVICDWLNQHWEGNLDELNKPKLPLMRLMSNGPRSEHSCASFTLRQVFKSTDGDNEGTSSSSNNNVVKTRDQGQSSAAVGNTAEEENLITNASAAHIQGIPTPEIYESPRVTSVPLRKKENAQIQLLDINFPPRIAKPAISSQPLKELHPKPAEPLHENQPKGEQNQDRMRMPVTTPIAEVSSTGSVNGALSEVQSSSSPVDASQMHDGYTSEGETMYSAETAESRNYTSPRELNFQQVGRSQSCVSHNRWGAAKRSQVARGMLVENQRSFMNVKKMHSQGATSQRSNEYFSPTVSSIMKRNGSEQPTRSRQTAFHSPSPRWMF, from the exons ATGGGTGGTGCTAGTATTAGAGAATCATGGTGTTTTTGTAAAGGGGTGAGTAAGTCTGAGAGGATGAAAGGTGCTATTTTTTCAGGAAAAAACCAAGCTTTAGCTACAATTAGTAACACCAATGTTGTTAATGGTGTTTCTGGAACTGGGTTTCTTATTCATAGGAACCTTCTTTTGACAACTCATGCTAATCTTCCTTCTGCTGTTGCCGCTGCTAGCTCTGAGATCCGCTTGCATAATGGTGTTGCGGCTACTCTTGTTCCTCAGAG GTTTTTCATTACAAGTTCTGTGTTAGATCTTACAATAGTGGGTTTAGATGATGCCGACGGAGAATCAAACGCACAGGGTCAAAACTCTCACTACTTGAAGACCTATTGTAAAACCAATCTTGATCTAGGAAGTGTAGTCTACCTTTTAGGCTATACAAAGAAACAAGAGCTCGCTGTTGGGGAAGGAAAGGTCGTCATAGCGACCGACAATCTCATAAAACTCTGTACCGATGGAATTATATGGAGTCCGGGTTCTGCAGGATTTGATGTCAATGGCAATCTAGCTTTTATGATATGTGATCCTATGAAGTTATCCACGTCGCCGAATACAAAATCGCCTTCAACTTCTACATCGTCTTCCTCGTCGTGGAAGAAGGATCTCCCAATGCAATTTGGCATACCGATTCCCGTCATATGTGATTGGTTAAATCAGCATTGGGAAGGTAACCTTGATGAGCTTAACAAGCCGAAATTACCGCTCATGCGGTTGATGTCTAACGGTCCTAGGAGTGAACATTCATGCGCTTCCTTCACTTTGCGGCAAGTTTTCAAATCGACGGATGGTGATAATGAGGGCACCTCATCTTCGTCAAACAACAATGTCGTAAAAACAAGAGATCAAGGACAAAGCTCGGCTGCTGTCGGCAACACTGCCGAAGAAGAAAACTTGATTACTAACGCTAGTGCTGCACATATACAGGGGATTCCAACTCCAGAAATATACGAATCACCTAGAGTAACTTCCGTGCCACTCAGAAAGAAAGAAAATGCACAAATACAACTTTTAGACATCAATTTCCCCCCAAGAATTGCCAAACCTGCAATTTCATCGCAACCGCTGAAGGAACTGCATCCGAAGCCTGCTGAGCCTCTGCATGAAAACCAGCCAAAAGGAGAACAAAACCAAGACAGAATGCGAATGCCAGTAACAACTCCCATTGCAGAAGTTTCCTCAACAGGTTCTGTTAACGGAGCTCTAAGTGAGGTTCAATCTAGTTCATCACCCGTTGACGCTTCCCAAATGCACGACGGATATACCAGCGAAGGAGAGACTATGTACTCTGCAGAAACCGCGGAGAGCCGCAACTATACGAGTCCCAGAGAGCTAAACTTTCAACAAGTGGGAAGGAGTCAGAGTTGTGTTAGTCACAATAGATGGGGTGCTGCAAAGAGGAGTCAAGTTGCTCGCGGGATGCTAGTTGAAAATCAAAGAAGCTTCATGAACGTAAAGAAGATGCATTCGCAAGGAGCAACGTCTCAGAGAAGCAATGAGTATTTCAGCCCAACCGTGTCGTCGATCATGAAACGTAACGGCTCAGAGCAACCAACAAGATCCAGGCAAACTGCTTTTCATTCTCCTTCACCAAGATGGATGTTTTGA
- the LOC127127782 gene encoding uncharacterized protein LOC127127782 isoform X2 encodes MGGASIRESWCFCKGVSKSERMKGAIFSGKNQALATISNTNVVNGVSGTGFLIHRNLLLTTHANLPSAVAAASSEIRLHNGVAATLVPQRFFITSSVLDLTIVGLDDADGESNAQGQNSHYLKTYCKTNLDLGSVVYLLGYTKKQELAVGEGKVVIATDNLIKLCTDGIIWSPGSAGFDVNGNLAFMICDPMKLSTSPNTKSPSTSTSSSSSWKKDLPMQFGIPIPVICDWLNQHWEGNLDELNKPKLPLMRLMSNGPRSEHSCASFTLRQVFKSTDGDNEGTSSSSNNNVVKTRDQGQSSAAVGNTAEEENLITNASAAHIQGIPTPEIYESPRVTSVPLRKKENAQIQLLDINFPPRIAKPAISSQPLKELHPKPAEPLHENQPKGEQNQDRMRMPVTTPIAEVSSTGSVNGALSEVQSSSSPVDASQMHDGYTSEGETMYSAETAESRNYTSPRELNFQQVGRSQSCVSHNRWGAAKRSQVARGMLVENQRSFMNVKKMHSQGATSQRSNEYFSPTVSSIMKRNGSEQPTRSRYQLSKSSHHRNL; translated from the exons ATGGGTGGTGCTAGTATTAGAGAATCATGGTGTTTTTGTAAAGGGGTGAGTAAGTCTGAGAGGATGAAAGGTGCTATTTTTTCAGGAAAAAACCAAGCTTTAGCTACAATTAGTAACACCAATGTTGTTAATGGTGTTTCTGGAACTGGGTTTCTTATTCATAGGAACCTTCTTTTGACAACTCATGCTAATCTTCCTTCTGCTGTTGCCGCTGCTAGCTCTGAGATCCGCTTGCATAATGGTGTTGCGGCTACTCTTGTTCCTCAGAG GTTTTTCATTACAAGTTCTGTGTTAGATCTTACAATAGTGGGTTTAGATGATGCCGACGGAGAATCAAACGCACAGGGTCAAAACTCTCACTACTTGAAGACCTATTGTAAAACCAATCTTGATCTAGGAAGTGTAGTCTACCTTTTAGGCTATACAAAGAAACAAGAGCTCGCTGTTGGGGAAGGAAAGGTCGTCATAGCGACCGACAATCTCATAAAACTCTGTACCGATGGAATTATATGGAGTCCGGGTTCTGCAGGATTTGATGTCAATGGCAATCTAGCTTTTATGATATGTGATCCTATGAAGTTATCCACGTCGCCGAATACAAAATCGCCTTCAACTTCTACATCGTCTTCCTCGTCGTGGAAGAAGGATCTCCCAATGCAATTTGGCATACCGATTCCCGTCATATGTGATTGGTTAAATCAGCATTGGGAAGGTAACCTTGATGAGCTTAACAAGCCGAAATTACCGCTCATGCGGTTGATGTCTAACGGTCCTAGGAGTGAACATTCATGCGCTTCCTTCACTTTGCGGCAAGTTTTCAAATCGACGGATGGTGATAATGAGGGCACCTCATCTTCGTCAAACAACAATGTCGTAAAAACAAGAGATCAAGGACAAAGCTCGGCTGCTGTCGGCAACACTGCCGAAGAAGAAAACTTGATTACTAACGCTAGTGCTGCACATATACAGGGGATTCCAACTCCAGAAATATACGAATCACCTAGAGTAACTTCCGTGCCACTCAGAAAGAAAGAAAATGCACAAATACAACTTTTAGACATCAATTTCCCCCCAAGAATTGCCAAACCTGCAATTTCATCGCAACCGCTGAAGGAACTGCATCCGAAGCCTGCTGAGCCTCTGCATGAAAACCAGCCAAAAGGAGAACAAAACCAAGACAGAATGCGAATGCCAGTAACAACTCCCATTGCAGAAGTTTCCTCAACAGGTTCTGTTAACGGAGCTCTAAGTGAGGTTCAATCTAGTTCATCACCCGTTGACGCTTCCCAAATGCACGACGGATATACCAGCGAAGGAGAGACTATGTACTCTGCAGAAACCGCGGAGAGCCGCAACTATACGAGTCCCAGAGAGCTAAACTTTCAACAAGTGGGAAGGAGTCAGAGTTGTGTTAGTCACAATAGATGGGGTGCTGCAAAGAGGAGTCAAGTTGCTCGCGGGATGCTAGTTGAAAATCAAAGAAGCTTCATGAACGTAAAGAAGATGCATTCGCAAGGAGCAACGTCTCAGAGAAGCAATGAGTATTTCAGCCCAACCGTGTCGTCGATCATGAAACGTAACGGCTCAGAGCAACCAACAAGATCCAG GTACCAATTATCAAAGTCATCACACCATAGAAATTTATAG